A stretch of DNA from Nitrospira sp.:
ACATACACATTGTTGAGATCGAGCAGGATGCCGCAACCGGTCCGTTCGGCAATCTCAGCCAGAAACTCCCCTTCCGGAATCATGCAGTCACGCCAGGTCAGATACCGCGTGATGTTTTCGATCAGGAGGGGCCGCTGCAACACGGTCTGAACGTCGTCGATCCTGGCGCAGATGTGATCCAGGCTTTCCTCCGTGTAGGGAAGCGGCAACAACTCATTGAAGAAACGACCACCGACGGAACTCCACGAGAGATGCTCCGACAGGAACGCCGGTCCAAATCGGTCGATCAAACACTTGAGTTTTGCGAGATGGATCCGGTCGAGCGGATCGGTCGAGCCCAACGACAAGCCGACCCCGTGAAAACTTAATGGGTACTGGGATCTGATCCGCTCGAGGATGCGAAGCGGCGCCCCGCCCTCGCCGAAATAATTCTCCGGATGGGTTTCCATCCAAGCGACTGCTGGGACCGAATCCAGAATCTCTCGAAAATGCTGCGATCGCAGTCCGATCCCGGCCTGAGCCGGGATCGGGGTTGGATATGAGCAAGACATCGCCGTCCGTCCTACATCTTCTTCATCATCATGTCTTTCATTTTCGCCAAATCATCCTTGGTGATGGCCAGCACCGTGCCCTTCACGATCTTGGCGCAAAGGCCTTTCGGCAAAAACACATAGGAATCGGCTTCATTGTCGGTCTTCGCCATCCCGACACAGGAATGAAGACTGGTCTTGACGGCGCAATCGTTCATGCCGGCCTTGGCGACGCCGCCGCAGGCTTCCCAGCCGCTGGGCAACTCCGGCATCTTGGGCTCGGCACTCGCCGCTTCGGCCCCTACCAGACTCAAGGCGATCAACAATGCGGACTGGGCCGTAGCGCTTTTCTTCGTTTTTGTGTTCATCTGAATCTCCTTATGAGGTGTCATACCATCGTGAAAAAATTTCAGTACCGACCATCTGCGCACTGACTCATTCAGCACTCGCTCATGTGAATTCCCCCTTTCCGCCGTAGAGGATGTCTCAAGGACCAGCCGACGACCAGCCCATCACCTACCCAACAGCCAATAGGCCGTTCCGCCAACCATGAGCATGAGCATCACCACCATCATCATTTTCTCGTGGCCACACATCCCAGGCTTCTCCGTACATCCCTTGATCGAACACATCATCGCCATCCTCGTTTCTCCTTTGTGAAAGGCCTCTGGCAGCGTCACCCGGTCTCTGCAGACGGAACTGCACCAACCCACCTATCGTGTGGCTAACTGTATCCGCACCAAGCCGATCGGTCTGTGAGCTGTCTTACAGTTGGGCGAGGAGAGCAGAGGGACCCGGCCAGGCCACCACCCGGCGGGCTCACATCCTGAGGGTACGCCATCGCAAGGCACACCTTCGTTCTGTGGGCACCTCACGGCTGAAAGAAACCGTGGAGAGGTCTGTACGCCACCCCACAGATGAGATGGGAGACGACGCAGTAGGGTC
This window harbors:
- a CDS encoding DUF692 domain-containing protein produces the protein MSCSYPTPIPAQAGIGLRSQHFREILDSVPAVAWMETHPENYFGEGGAPLRILERIRSQYPLSFHGVGLSLGSTDPLDRIHLAKLKCLIDRFGPAFLSEHLSWSSVGGRFFNELLPLPYTEESLDHICARIDDVQTVLQRPLLIENITRYLTWRDCMIPEGEFLAEIAERTGCGILLDLNNVYVNAVNFHLDPFEFLDKIPSEAVWEIHLAGFDRFGKWLIDTHGETVSPEVWNLYQWAIHRFGPRPTLIEWDTNMPPLSVLVDQAKQADAMLGACHASAS
- a CDS encoding DUF2282 domain-containing protein, whose product is MPELPSGWEACGGVAKAGMNDCAVKTSLHSCVGMAKTDNEADSYVFLPKGLCAKIVKGTVLAITKDDLAKMKDMMMKKM